Proteins from one Gossypium raimondii isolate GPD5lz chromosome 8, ASM2569854v1, whole genome shotgun sequence genomic window:
- the LOC105792673 gene encoding uncharacterized protein LOC105792673 isoform X2: MRNCFLKRFLQISSSSRFLNSSRRNKVSAPFIDKEGETAESLRENPGFSYGLNWGLAGKGVIVKDKAFQNLKSSELLAKGATIAETLSGLPLHVRGTLGGNSTISKAQYSKLLKQVTTHISSISNIFVHDGAIGLSPESDAKVRVISDSPSAILSLSRVLWETPTRAVSHDSCPLTVYTATSISTAVEDIIGLGAQGNNGFIAADIERSSLILCGKAFADINGTKLALTALSEPVIFARGGLPLSARLLVSCDSVVLLFAPENAIQSYSDLLVSADAGVVLSPQGVAPLFQTKKLGGINPYRIPSAVILATSDSSGTIPSISKLSPGQAAYHFLAGYQNGEFVPAYYAKGSSYIGVLDLAKTLLSKLKQYQVPTFLVNVDGGVENITDLVKLVTSEKVAPFRLKGGDLQRKYNAFLSYKFQDIPEEFSF, translated from the exons ATGAGGAACTGTTTTCTCAAGCGATTCCTCCAAATTTCTTCTTCCTCTCGTTTCCTAAATTCTTCTCGGCGC AACAAAGTTTCAGCCCCCTTTATTGACAAGGAAGGTGAAACAGCTGAATCTTTAAG GGAAAACCCTGGATTTTCTTATGGACTTAATTGGGGTTTGGCTGGAAAAGGTGTGATTGTGAAGGATAAAGCTTTCCAAAATTTGAAGTCTTCTGAGTTGCTAGCAAAAGGTGCAACCATTGCAG AAACCTTGTCAGGGCTTCCACTTCATGTTAGAGGAACTCTTGGGGGAAATTCAACAATTTCAAAGGCACAATATAGTAAACTTTTGAAGCAG GTCACAACTCACATATCATCAATCTCAAACATTTTTGTCCATGATGGGGCTATCGGTTTATCTCCGGAATCTGATGCTAAAGTTCGTGTGATTAGTGACAGTCCATCAGCCATATTGTCACTTTCGAGAGTTCTTTGGGAGACTCCTACTCGTGCTGTTTCCCATGATTCTTGTCCTTTAACCGTTTACACTGCTACATCAATaag TACAGCTGTGGAGGATATCATAGGGCTTGGAGCTCAAGGAAATAATGGATTTATAGCTGCTGATATTGAACGATCTTCACTTATTTTATGCGGTAAAGCATTTGCTGATATAAATGGAACTAAATTAGCATTAACTGCTTTATCTGAGCCAGTTATATTTGCCCGTGGGGGCCTTCCACTATCTGCTAG GCTCCTAGTATCTTGCGATTCCGTAGTTCTTTTGTTTGCTCCCGAGAATGCCATTCAGAGTTATTCCGATCTATTGGTATCTGCAGATGCCGGTGTAGTCCTTTCTCCTCAAGGGGTTGCACCTTTGTTTCAAACCAAAAAACTAGGTGGCATAAATCCGTATAGGATACCATCTGCTGTCATCCTTGCAACATCTGATAG TTCTGGAACCATCCCTTCTATATCAAAGCTCTCTCCAGGCCAAGCTGCTTATCACTTTTTGGCTGGCTATCAGAATGGGGAATTTGTGCCTGCTTATTATGCTAAAGGTTCTTCCTATATTGGTGTATTAGATCTTGCAAAGACCCTTCTCTCCAag TTGAAACAATACCAGGTACCGACCTTCCTTGTTAATGTCGATGGAGGAGTAGAGAATATTACGG ATCTTGTGAAGCTGGTTACATCAGAAAAGGTTGCTCCATTTAGACTTAAAG gtGGAGATCTTCAAAGGAAATATAATGCCTTTTTGTCTTATAAGTTTCAAGATATACCAGAAGAATTCTCCTTCTGA
- the LOC105792673 gene encoding uncharacterized protein LOC105792673 isoform X3 has translation MRNCFLKRFLQISSSSRFLNSSRRNKVSAPFIDKEGETAESLRENPGFSYGLNWGLAGKGVIVKDKAFQNLKSSELLAKGATIAGLPLHVRGTLGGNSTISKAQYSKLLKQVTTHISSISNIFVHDGAIGLSPESDAKVRVISDSPSAILSLSRVLWETPTRAVSHDSCPLTVYTATSISTAVEDIIGLGAQGNNGFIAADIERSSLILCGKAFADINGTKLALTALSEPVIFARGGLPLSARLLVSCDSVVLLFAPENAIQSYSDLLVSADAGVVLSPQGVAPLFQTKKLGGINPYRIPSAVILATSDSSGTIPSISKLSPGQAAYHFLAGYQNGEFVPAYYAKGSSYIGVLDLAKTLLSKLKQYQVPTFLVNVDGGVENITGKDLVKLVTSEKVAPFRLKGGDLQRKYNAFLSYKFQDIPEEFSF, from the exons ATGAGGAACTGTTTTCTCAAGCGATTCCTCCAAATTTCTTCTTCCTCTCGTTTCCTAAATTCTTCTCGGCGC AACAAAGTTTCAGCCCCCTTTATTGACAAGGAAGGTGAAACAGCTGAATCTTTAAG GGAAAACCCTGGATTTTCTTATGGACTTAATTGGGGTTTGGCTGGAAAAGGTGTGATTGTGAAGGATAAAGCTTTCCAAAATTTGAAGTCTTCTGAGTTGCTAGCAAAAGGTGCAACCATTGCAG GGCTTCCACTTCATGTTAGAGGAACTCTTGGGGGAAATTCAACAATTTCAAAGGCACAATATAGTAAACTTTTGAAGCAG GTCACAACTCACATATCATCAATCTCAAACATTTTTGTCCATGATGGGGCTATCGGTTTATCTCCGGAATCTGATGCTAAAGTTCGTGTGATTAGTGACAGTCCATCAGCCATATTGTCACTTTCGAGAGTTCTTTGGGAGACTCCTACTCGTGCTGTTTCCCATGATTCTTGTCCTTTAACCGTTTACACTGCTACATCAATaag TACAGCTGTGGAGGATATCATAGGGCTTGGAGCTCAAGGAAATAATGGATTTATAGCTGCTGATATTGAACGATCTTCACTTATTTTATGCGGTAAAGCATTTGCTGATATAAATGGAACTAAATTAGCATTAACTGCTTTATCTGAGCCAGTTATATTTGCCCGTGGGGGCCTTCCACTATCTGCTAG GCTCCTAGTATCTTGCGATTCCGTAGTTCTTTTGTTTGCTCCCGAGAATGCCATTCAGAGTTATTCCGATCTATTGGTATCTGCAGATGCCGGTGTAGTCCTTTCTCCTCAAGGGGTTGCACCTTTGTTTCAAACCAAAAAACTAGGTGGCATAAATCCGTATAGGATACCATCTGCTGTCATCCTTGCAACATCTGATAG TTCTGGAACCATCCCTTCTATATCAAAGCTCTCTCCAGGCCAAGCTGCTTATCACTTTTTGGCTGGCTATCAGAATGGGGAATTTGTGCCTGCTTATTATGCTAAAGGTTCTTCCTATATTGGTGTATTAGATCTTGCAAAGACCCTTCTCTCCAag TTGAAACAATACCAGGTACCGACCTTCCTTGTTAATGTCGATGGAGGAGTAGAGAATATTACGG GCAAAGATCTTGTGAAGCTGGTTACATCAGAAAAGGTTGCTCCATTTAGACTTAAAG gtGGAGATCTTCAAAGGAAATATAATGCCTTTTTGTCTTATAAGTTTCAAGATATACCAGAAGAATTCTCCTTCTGA
- the LOC105792674 gene encoding uncharacterized protein LOC105792674, translated as MWLEIICGIIIYQLFRRFFCGGNDVLDVETSDFNAIFSVANRLEKLCGGKVYVGLNIPDADTGSRKSIDIVLVTKGEAAVISVKNVSGFVSINDDGSWTSEGGRSHRKEHIPDPVAEAKNTASVLESYLEQRGVTLPEGYFSYKVIIPNPNFREIYRKFPPEVITYDQWVQLEPEPKGMISGWVKGAFRGGKKEMQDSFHQQLNFILSTAPMWDRLELKGSKHVLGEFLEFKGKQEDTLALRNIKRSKVGHMAVQKTSMLGLAHSKLQVVYYPRDYRSEGVSASEWREVEVRSSTEVIFHPQNSTKVRKYKLSSISSMSLSA; from the exons aTGTGGTTGGAGATCATCTGCGGAATTATCATTTACCAGTTGTTCCGGCGCTTCTTTTGTGGTGGCAACGATGTTTTAGACGTGGAAACCTCTgattttaatgctattttctcCGTCGCCAACCg ACTAGAAAAGCTTTGTGGTGGAAAAGTGTATGTGGGGCTTAACATTCCTGATGCAGACACTGGTTCTCGAAAGAGTATCGATATTGTTCTCGTTACCAAAGG AGAAGCAGCGGTTATTTCTGTCAAGAATGTGTCAGGGTTTGTTTCTATAAATGATGATGGTAGCTGGACTTCTGAAGGTGGCCGCAGCCACCGGAAAGAGCATATACCTGATCCC GTTGCAGAGGCTAAAAACACAGCTTCAGTCCTTGAATCGTATCTTGAACAAAGGGGAGTTACTTTACCTGAAGGATATTTTTCTTACAAAGTTATAATTCCCAATCCGAACTTCCG TGAGatttatagaaaatttccaCCTGAGGTAATCACTTATGATCAATGGGTGCAATTAGAACCAGAACCCAAAGGTATGATATCCGGGTGGGTTAAGGGCGCTTTTCGTGGTGGGAAGAAGGAAATGCAGGACTCTTTCCATCAGCAGCTTAACTTCATTCTCAGCACAGCCCCTATGTGGGACAG GCTGGAGCTTAAAGGAAGCAAGCATGTTCTAGGAGAATTCCTGGAATTTAAAGGGAAGCAGGAGGATACCCTGGCTTTGAGGAATATCAAGAGATCAAAAGTTGGTCACATGGCTGTCCAAAAGACTAGCATGCTTGGATTAG CCCATTCAAAGCTCCAGGTAGTGTACTATCCTCGAGATTATCGAAGTGAAGGAGTTTCGGCTTCAGAATGGAGGGAAGTTGAAGTAAGATCAAGTACTGAGGTCATATTCCACCCTCAAAATTCTACTAAAGTCCGTAAATACAAGCTTTCTTCAATCTCGTCTATGTCACTAAGTGCCTAA
- the LOC105792673 gene encoding uncharacterized protein LOC105792673 isoform X1: MRNCFLKRFLQISSSSRFLNSSRRNKVSAPFIDKEGETAESLRENPGFSYGLNWGLAGKGVIVKDKAFQNLKSSELLAKGATIAETLSGLPLHVRGTLGGNSTISKAQYSKLLKQVTTHISSISNIFVHDGAIGLSPESDAKVRVISDSPSAILSLSRVLWETPTRAVSHDSCPLTVYTATSISTAVEDIIGLGAQGNNGFIAADIERSSLILCGKAFADINGTKLALTALSEPVIFARGGLPLSARLLVSCDSVVLLFAPENAIQSYSDLLVSADAGVVLSPQGVAPLFQTKKLGGINPYRIPSAVILATSDSSGTIPSISKLSPGQAAYHFLAGYQNGEFVPAYYAKGSSYIGVLDLAKTLLSKLKQYQVPTFLVNVDGGVENITGKDLVKLVTSEKVAPFRLKGGDLQRKYNAFLSYKFQDIPEEFSF; this comes from the exons ATGAGGAACTGTTTTCTCAAGCGATTCCTCCAAATTTCTTCTTCCTCTCGTTTCCTAAATTCTTCTCGGCGC AACAAAGTTTCAGCCCCCTTTATTGACAAGGAAGGTGAAACAGCTGAATCTTTAAG GGAAAACCCTGGATTTTCTTATGGACTTAATTGGGGTTTGGCTGGAAAAGGTGTGATTGTGAAGGATAAAGCTTTCCAAAATTTGAAGTCTTCTGAGTTGCTAGCAAAAGGTGCAACCATTGCAG AAACCTTGTCAGGGCTTCCACTTCATGTTAGAGGAACTCTTGGGGGAAATTCAACAATTTCAAAGGCACAATATAGTAAACTTTTGAAGCAG GTCACAACTCACATATCATCAATCTCAAACATTTTTGTCCATGATGGGGCTATCGGTTTATCTCCGGAATCTGATGCTAAAGTTCGTGTGATTAGTGACAGTCCATCAGCCATATTGTCACTTTCGAGAGTTCTTTGGGAGACTCCTACTCGTGCTGTTTCCCATGATTCTTGTCCTTTAACCGTTTACACTGCTACATCAATaag TACAGCTGTGGAGGATATCATAGGGCTTGGAGCTCAAGGAAATAATGGATTTATAGCTGCTGATATTGAACGATCTTCACTTATTTTATGCGGTAAAGCATTTGCTGATATAAATGGAACTAAATTAGCATTAACTGCTTTATCTGAGCCAGTTATATTTGCCCGTGGGGGCCTTCCACTATCTGCTAG GCTCCTAGTATCTTGCGATTCCGTAGTTCTTTTGTTTGCTCCCGAGAATGCCATTCAGAGTTATTCCGATCTATTGGTATCTGCAGATGCCGGTGTAGTCCTTTCTCCTCAAGGGGTTGCACCTTTGTTTCAAACCAAAAAACTAGGTGGCATAAATCCGTATAGGATACCATCTGCTGTCATCCTTGCAACATCTGATAG TTCTGGAACCATCCCTTCTATATCAAAGCTCTCTCCAGGCCAAGCTGCTTATCACTTTTTGGCTGGCTATCAGAATGGGGAATTTGTGCCTGCTTATTATGCTAAAGGTTCTTCCTATATTGGTGTATTAGATCTTGCAAAGACCCTTCTCTCCAag TTGAAACAATACCAGGTACCGACCTTCCTTGTTAATGTCGATGGAGGAGTAGAGAATATTACGG GCAAAGATCTTGTGAAGCTGGTTACATCAGAAAAGGTTGCTCCATTTAGACTTAAAG gtGGAGATCTTCAAAGGAAATATAATGCCTTTTTGTCTTATAAGTTTCAAGATATACCAGAAGAATTCTCCTTCTGA